The Nyctibius grandis isolate bNycGra1 chromosome 14, bNycGra1.pri, whole genome shotgun sequence genome segment ttattaatgccaggatattttttttttttaaaccacatgGGACTGGCGTGCaataataaaatttatattCCCCCTGGAAAGAGAAGCCAACCATCCTTTCTGCATCATTGTCACTGACATTTAATCGCTGCCTCCGTGATGCCATTAGCCCGGCTCGCTGGAGAGCACCGGGTAGGCAACGCTCAGCATTTCCACGatggtttttaaaagcagtgaatCTTTCTGCTTGACTCAGCCTCAGCAAGCCCTGACCATCCCTGGGTGGGAGCAGGCGGCTCGCACGGCCCCggcgtggggcggggggggaacccTGACCCCCCTCCCTGGCTTCTGCACTAAAAATCACCCATTTTTGTGCAATTTCTCATCCCTGGGAGCATTTTCCTGCCTGCCTGGTCCTGCgctgcagaggctgcagcatCCTCCCACCGGGGCTGGATGGGTTACGCAGCCGTTGCCTTGGCAACAGCGTCTGCACCAAAACTCCCCACATTTTCCCCAATTCCGAGTGGTTCCGGGCCCTGCGAGGGAGGAGGTGAtggtggagggaggaggtgaTGCTGGAGGGAGGCGATGCCGAAGACCAGCTCAGGCCAGGGCTCCCTCCCCCGGCAAAGGCAGCGGGTGCCCCTTtggggtgaattcagggggtTCTGGGCAATGACCCCAGCGATGCAAATGATGCCAGGGGGGCTCAGAGCAGGTCAGAGGGAAGGGGTTCCCCTTGCTCCCAAATTAAATCACACCCGAAATTCACACTGCTGTGAAATGAGAGGGAAATAACCCACCTCAGCTGCAAAACACAGAGGCTGCGGCAGCGCTTTCCCACCAGCTCTATAACGCAGGGGAGCTGCGAGGTGTGAAtctgagcagcagcaacatTCATCCCGGACAAAAGCAGCAGGTTTATGTATCACTTTACTATTTTCCATAAAATGTACAGTTGACAATCTGTCTGAATGCAGCGGAGATCATTGATACATGGCTCCAACCTGCCTGGCATcgaggaaagggaaaggggaatgtgtttattctttttttttcttaattttgattcacagaatcacagaatcaatgaggttggaagagccctctgggatcatcgagtgcaaccattgccctgacaccaccatggcaactagaccagggcactaagtgccatggccaggcttttcttaaacccctccagagatggtgactccaccgcctccctgggcagccccttccaatggctaatgacccttgctgagaagaaatgcttcctaatgtccaacctgaacctcccctggtgaagcttgaggttgtgtcctcttgtcctagcgcaGAAGgaaagccctgccctgccctaaAACCATGATCCCCACACCAGCCTTAACTGTAGGTCTCATGGGGATGGTGGTGGCTCTGGACCCCAATCACCCCTTGACTCTTTGATGCTAAACCCTGGTGCACCCCCAGGTACCGATTTCATCAACTCCTGCCCCAAAAGGAGCTGAAAGGGCCCATCCTCGCCCGCTCCCCGAGGTGCTGGTAGCATTTGGGCAGTACCAGAGGGATCGGGGCAATGTTGAGCTGTGTTTCTTTGCCCCACTGCcgaaagggaaagaaaaatctgggTAAGAGGCTGGTGCTGAAGTTTTCTGAtggatgtttctgtttctggtttgtacacatgcatttttaatgctCGCTGTTTGATCTGTTTGCTGCCTGCCTCGCCGGGCGACACAGAACAGGAATCACCGGTGGTCCCCAGGGAAGCTCGCTCTGTGCCAGGCTACAGGGTCCAGCAGGTGAAACTCGGGgggtttttccccttctcttccccatcctcatcccaaACCCTGCCGGGATGGGGGGGACCAGCAGCCGGAGGGGATGGAGCAGCAACGTGCTGCTTGTCCCGGGGTGTCTGGATGGATGTTGGGGTTGGGGGAGCAGAGCACCAGGAACCCGCTGGGGTGCAGGAGCCgaccccctccccgctgccccgtCCCCCCAAACAGCCCCAGGGACAGGGTGGGTCTGCAGGGGGCtcgggggtgcagggggtggtgggggaagCCAGCTCCAGGGATCGACTCTGCTCCAGCACCCGGTGCAGGTGGAGGACGCGGTTGTTCCTCGCCTTCCTGGGAGTGAGAGGCTGGGGGTGACACAGAGACATAGATAAGCGTGACACCGGTGTCACGGTCAAGAAGCCCAAATGGTGGAAGATCTCCCAAATTAACTGTGCATGAAATTGGATAGAGACAGTGGCTCGGCCCATCCTTCACCACAGAGATTTGTGTGTGGTGGCAGTCTCCCACGGGCGATGGGCTGCTGCCTGGTCGGGAAGAGACACAATCTTCCCATCACCCCAGGGAGCAGCCGCCAGTGGAGCCAGTGCCCAGGGCCACCTGGatgcaggaggagcagcaggtcCTCCGCCAGGACTGCCCTTGCCAGGCCAGGCAATGCAGAGATCGGACAGGAATGCcctgaaatgttttcataaatagTTTAGTGCAATCATCTTTGCAATCACAACGAAAGTTCAAGGGTGGTTGTATCTTCTCCATGGGCATGAAGCGGTGGTCTCCAactcctgccagcccccaggCAGCAAGACCAGTCAAAGAACACACTATAGGACAGCGTTGGACCATGCTTGTCCCACACCAGGGGCCACCTCAAGGGTGGCCACCATCATAGCGGTGGGCATGGGCAACACTGGAGGATTATGGCCCTCCTGCAGGCATCCAAGTTGAGTTCAGAGGACTGTTGTCTCCTTCTCGGTCATTGAAGACATCTTGGAGAAGCTCCTGTGAACAATGCTGGAGTGGCCTGTCTCCTCGCTGAGGGCATTCACCAGTCTGGAAAGGATGGTCACCTTAAACTTCTTAAAGTCCTGGCCCATGAAGACATAGAGGACGGGGTTCATGCAGCTGTTGGAGGCAGCAAGCGCCGTGGTTATGGGGATGCTGATCTCAAACACAGAGCGTGGGACCATGTCGGGCTCTGTTTCCAGGAGGTTCAGCAGGTGGTAGGGACTCCAGCAAAGGAAGAAGGTGACTATAATGGTGACGATGATCTTGAAGGGCTTTTTGGACTTGGCAAGGCGGTTTCGACGCAGGTTGAAGACGATGGCTATGTAGCAGAAGGTGATGATGGTTATGGGAAGGATGTACCCGGCGAGGAACCTGGTGATGTTCACCGTTCGGTGCCTCATTAGTGCCAGGGCTTGGTAAGACTTATTCCTGGAGAGGGAAAAGTTGCTAAAACAAATCACAGAGTTGCGGGCTTGTGCCGTGTCTCGGAAGACAAGAGACGGGCAGCTCATGATGATGCCGACGGTCCAGATAATCAAACAAACTAAATACGCCAGGTTGGTCGACCGATGGTTTTGAGACCAGACGGGAAAAACCACTGACACGTAGCGATCGAAACTAATGGTGGTGAGCAGAAGGACACTGGTGTACATgttgaggatgaggaggaaggagttcAACTTGCACATGACCGTCCCAAAGATCCAGTTGTACCGCATGGCCGTGTAAGCGATGTTTATGGGCAGGAAGATGTTGAAGAGGAAGTCGGCGACGGCCAGGTTGAGGAACCAGATGGCATTGACCGACTTCTTCATCTTCAGGGTTATGATTGCGATGACGAGGCCATTCCCCAGGACGCCCAGCACGCAGGACACGCTGTAGATGACAACGGAGAGGATCCTTGCGACGTCCTTTGGGTCGTGGGATGGGTCTGTCCATACGCTGCCGGTCTCCTCATAGGTGTAATCTGGGTAGTCGCTGTAGTTATCGACATCATCCAGGTAATTGGAGAAGTTGGAAAGAGCCATTATCTGCAAGGAAACAACAGTCTGGTTGGTCCTGGGCTCTCCGGCTGGTGATGTTTCTCTGCGTGTTGTTTCTGCTGAGCAAACACATGGTGTTAACCGCAGCGAGCACAACCCGCGGGAGGGACACCAGCCCCGCAACGCGCATGGGCACCAGGGGCCATGGAGAGAGGGGATGGGGCACACAGGTACAAGAGACCCTGTGGGAACCCTGCCAGAAGATGCTCCCACAGTTCCTCACTGGGTTTCCACCCCCCTGACCAGGAACTATCAGCTCCCTGAGCCACAGGACGTGATTCAGTCTCCACCAGGATGTGGCTGCAGCAAAAATGTCTGTTACCCGCCTACTTCCAGGGGAAAAACTAGGCTGGTGCTTATTAACAGCTCATTAACAGCTTCGAGACCTTCCAATCTGCAAGATATTACggctcttctctttttttttctcctgagcaCCCAGCAAAAGGGACTGAAAATCCAGGCTGCAGCTCAGGGCATGACGCCAGGCACCCGGCACCACAGCCCCTCACCTTCCCTCCTGGCGAGTGCGGCTCCGGGGCTGGACGGGGCAGAGGTGGCCGATCACCGTCCCACGGCACACAGGTCTAGGGATGGAGCTGTAATATTAAAGCCCAAATCAAACAAAGGCCACTCGCCCTTGGATGTGGGGTTCAGGAAGGAACCAGACCCAGCCGCCGCCGCGATTTAACCCTGTGTCCCCCGGCAGGCTGGTGCTGCTTCATGCCTTggggggggctgtgctggcctggggacccccccccagccacgGGTCTGGTGAAAACAGGGTCCTGTCGTGATCCCAGCAGCTTTCAGGGTAACCCAGTACAGAAATCCTGTACTGTCTGCATCCGACACGAGCCAGCATCAGTGGGTACATGCAAAGAACCCTACAACCAAGCCCACAGTAAcattattataaataattaaaggCATAAGTATGCGTGAGGTGCCTGGACTCTCAACACAGTTATTTCTCTGATTAAATCAGTgctctgtgtgttttaaaatgttaattacgATAACTAGCAGAGCTGTTTGCCACCAGCCACTCGGAGCCCTgcataggacaagaggacacagcctcaagcttggccaggggagggtcaggttggacattaggaagcatttcttctcagcaagggtcattagccattggaaggggctgcccagggaggtggtggagtcaccatctctggacgggtttaagaaaagactggacatggcacttagtgccctggtctagttgccatggtggtgtgagggcaatggttggacttgatgatcccagagggctcttccaacctcagtgattctgggattctgtgattctgttacgTGGGTTCAACCGCTCCCCTGGGCACAGCCACGGTGGGTTAAAGCCAGGAGCCACCAAAGCCAATTAGCAAAGCCCAAGTGGGTGGGCAGCAAGAGGGGTGAGAGCTGTTTGAGCCCCAGCACCGGGCATCTCCCTGCCCTTGTCCTTGCGGGAGGGACACAGCTCTGCCCACCCAGGCTGGACCCTCCTGTTTTGGGGGAGTTTCAACCCAAAGCAGCCCTGCTTTGAAATCCCCGTGGTGGTTGTGCTGTAACCTATTGTTTCTCCCTGGGcttttcctcctgttccttCCTGCGATTGCTGCTGCTCCCAAGTCCCCGGCCGGGGGCTTAAATCGCAGCCCCACCACTTCCCCCCCTCACCGAGCTCCAGACGATGATAAACAGCCAAAATAAATAAGGTTTTAGCGCAAAGCTTGTGAATTAGTTTGAGCTGGAAGGAGGCCTTGCCCTGGCGAAACCTTCTCGCCGAAAGGATGAATTAAAGTTGATGATGCGGTGGAAGTAACAGGATCAGCAGAACTGGTGGTGAAAGCACCGACTATTAATGTCCCTGGGTAACGAGCCATCCTGACCAGGCCTTCACGGACCAGCGGGTCTCATGTCATCACCTTGCCAAAGGCAAAGCCGCAGAAAGGTGGGGGAGCCCAGAGCTCTGtgtccctcccaccccaacCCATCCcactccatcccatcccatcccaccccaccccatcccatcccatcccatcccaccccaccccaccgcCCTGGGCTGACAACCCCAGGACTTGCTCTGCCACCAAGGAGAAACCCCTGAGAAATGCCACCCGCCTGCCACTGCCACCCTGGTGTCACCATGGTGTGACCCTGGGGGATGGACCACGGCTCCTCACCACCCCGAGGTCATCCAGACCACACGCTGCACCCACCAGTCCCCTGCCCCGGGCGGGCAGTGGGGAGCCCTGCAGCATTACAGGCTCCTCTTCCAGTTGTGCCCactcatgtatttttaatgtaaaaatctcttctttattattattttttaatctctgagCCCAGCGAGCGCAATGACATTCAGCTTGACATTTCAAAGCTGTATTTAATGGATTATTTATTTGACTTgcctgtttattttattcttccctcccccacactttctttttattggGTTTTAACACTTGCCCTTCTCAAGGCAGGTGATGTAAAAGTTCCCCCCAAACCTCTgccgggctgggcaggggggtggcCCCGGTCCCTGCGCAGGACGAGGGAGTGACgatggctggagagcagcggGAGCATCAGGGCTCCATCTGCCCATGGGATGGGGCAGATGCTGGGTTTGTTTCGAGGGCTCATGCTGAGCCCaaggcaggggacaggcagctGCCGAACCCGCCGTGAACCTCCGGGGGTGGGatgggcagaggggctggagcccagagctgctgggaaacCATCCAGCACGTTCCCACCTGCCTCCCCAAAACCATCCCGAAAACAGAGAGCCTGGGGGCGGCTGCGTGAAACCTCCCCATTTCTCActgcaaaaaacccccaaagtctggaaaaaaaacccaccacataACTCTAAGTGTGCTTCAACGCTCCTCTCCGGGTTGCAAATCCCTGGCTCGAGCCCAAACCGCTTTGCTCTCCTTTCGTTCCATTCATCCCTGTCCTCTTACCTCAGAAAACCGAGCACAGGAGCCCCCCAAAAGAGCCTTTgagcccccccccaccaccgGTACCGGGGTGGACCTCCCGCCCGGCCGCACCTCGGCAGCATCCCGGGGGGAGGATGAGGTCAGGGATGTTGTTCTTGGGAAGGCAACAGGAAACGGAGagaacagcagaaaatgttCAAATCCAGCTTTTTCTGGGCGAAAACTCTTCCGTGGCCAGCGCAGACGGGCGGGGGAACGGATGTGACCGGGGAAACGGGGTGGGGAGCCCGGGCAGATCCGCACGGCGGGGATGTGGCCGtgcccagggagggcaggggatgctGAACCCCCCCCGGCAGCGGGTACCCCAGGGCACGGGCACTGCCTgagctctcagctgcctgcacCAGGCATTAATAGAGGTGGGCAGGCTGCCAGCGCTGCCTCCCCGGCGCCTGTGGCAACACTTTGCTGGAGGTACTGATGCAGggtgtggggaaaaaatcaaagaaaatcaaataaaatcaaataaaattaaataaaatcagcagACCAACTTCTGAGCATGCCAGGTCCTGCCTGTGCTGTCAAAGCTCGTTGTGCCTTTACCCACACGATGCTCCAGAACCGGGTTGGGGCCAGCATATGCCTGGGCGGGGGTGCCCACAAACACTACCCCCAGCACTGGGGAAACTGGGGGTGCCCAGGGGTTAGTGCTTGTCCCCTCACGGGGTGCTAAGGATGCAAGGGACGCCAGGGGACAGGACAGACAGACCCCCTGCGGGAGCGTGCCCGAGGGAAGAGGGACGCACACCCCATCCCAAGCTGGCACCTGCGTTGTTCCAGCCCGGGGTTACACAGGAGGGATGTCCCCACTGGACCCAGCATCCAGCCCCACATGGGGGCAaacaaaaggaacaggaaagcaGCCCTGGGTACCCAGCTCCGGGTACCCCGCTCCAAATCACCCTGACTTCAGCCAGCAATTGCCACGGCAACAGCTGCTGCGGGGAGAGGTGCTGCGCAGCACCCCGGTGTCCCCGGGATGGAGCCCCAGCCCTCGGTGTAACTCGGACACCAGCCACGAGCCCCTCAGAAGGGAGCTCAGACCACGCCACTGCCAAACCCCCAGCCCTGAACTGCCCAAAAGCTGCTCCCTGGCCACggtgccagccctgccacccctcCTGGTCCAGCTCCAGCCTGTggaaggggacagggaaggggacggggctgcaggATGCCACGGGAGAGGCGGCAGCGTGCTGAGCACCCCCAACAGCCCGACGCCGAGCACACGGGCTCCTGCCAGCGAGGATTGGGCAGCTGGCAGCTCCCCCGAGCCACCGGCGGCAGGGGACCCCTGAAGCAGAGGGAGGGGACAAAGCCAGTCCCTACAGGGGAAACCGAGGCACCGAGCCCTACCTGCATCCATGGCACTCGGACACATCCCCGCCGCGGAGCAGCCCTCACCTCCCCGCTCCGCTGGGACCCCCAcgcccggcagcccccgcctgCTCCCCGCACACCCTGAGGCTTCGTCCCCCACCCGTgtgaacagggagaaaaaaaaagggactgGCTGGAAAAGGCAGCCTTAAAAAAGCCGGCTGTGCCCAGGGTGGGACAGAATAACAGCGTGAGTCAGTGTTTATCTGGGCAGAGGCAGTCGGGCTGCGCAGGATGGGACGGGTTGGGATGGGACGGGTCCCCACGAGCCCCCCCAGACACGGTGCGGGGTCACCCCGATGGAGAGCGCACCCCAACGCAGCCAGAAGCTGGTGATGGACCTCAAAACACTGG includes the following:
- the CMKLR1 gene encoding chemerin-like receptor 1 isoform X2 — protein: MALSNFSNYLDDVDNYSDYPDYTYEETGSVWTDPSHDPKDVARILSVVIYSVSCVLGVLGNGLVIAIITLKMKKSVNAIWFLNLAVADFLFNIFLPINIAYTAMRYNWIFGTVMCKLNSFLLILNMYTSVLLLTTISFDRYVSVVFPVWSQNHRSTNLAYLVCLIIWTVGIIMSCPSLVFRDTAQARNSVICFSNFSLSRNKSYQALALMRHRTVNITRFLAGYILPITIITFCYIAIVFNLRRNRLAKSKKPFKIIVTIIVTFFLCWSPYHLLNLLETEPDMVPRSVFEISIPITTALAASNSCMNPVLYVFMGQDFKKFKVTILSRLVNALSEETGHSSIVHRSFSKMSSMTEKETTVL
- the CMKLR1 gene encoding chemerin-like receptor 1 isoform X1, with the translated sequence MEQWESVAPLEIMALSNFSNYLDDVDNYSDYPDYTYEETGSVWTDPSHDPKDVARILSVVIYSVSCVLGVLGNGLVIAIITLKMKKSVNAIWFLNLAVADFLFNIFLPINIAYTAMRYNWIFGTVMCKLNSFLLILNMYTSVLLLTTISFDRYVSVVFPVWSQNHRSTNLAYLVCLIIWTVGIIMSCPSLVFRDTAQARNSVICFSNFSLSRNKSYQALALMRHRTVNITRFLAGYILPITIITFCYIAIVFNLRRNRLAKSKKPFKIIVTIIVTFFLCWSPYHLLNLLETEPDMVPRSVFEISIPITTALAASNSCMNPVLYVFMGQDFKKFKVTILSRLVNALSEETGHSSIVHRSFSKMSSMTEKETTVL